Below is a genomic region from Alphaproteobacteria bacterium.
GCGCATTTCGGCACCGATGGGGTGCTCGCGCTGCCGCTGGCGCGGCGGCTCGGAGTACCGTTGGTCACGACCCTGCGCGGCTTCGAGATGAGTCGGCGCCGGCTGCTGACGTCGGGGCGGCTCTCGTGGATGCGCTACGCGCTCGGGCGAAGCCGGCTGATGCGCGAGGGCGCCCTGTTTCTCACCGTGTCCGCCTCGCTGCGGGAGAGGGCTTTGCTGCAGGGCTTTCCCGTGGATCGCACGCACGTCCACTATAACGGCGTGGACCTGGTCCGCTTCGGCGCGCGCCGGGAGGACGACGGCGAAACCGTGCTCCATGTCGGTCGGCTGGTCGAGAAGAAAGGCACGGCCATCTTGCTTCGCGCCTTCGCGAAGGTGCGCTCGGGAACGCTCGTGATCATTGGCGAAGGACCACTTCGCACCGGCCTCGAGCGCCTTTCCCGCGATCTCGGTCTCGTCGGAAGGGTACACTTCCTCGGAAGCCAGCCACCTGAGGCGGTGGCGCGATGGATGCGGCGTGCCGCGCTTTTGGCGGCGCCGAGTCTCACGGCGCCGAACGGTGACTGCGAGGGGCTGCCCAACGTCGTCGTCGAGGCCGCGGCGGCCGCCCTGCCGGTCATCGGATCCGCTCACGCCGGAATTCCCGAGGCCGTAAGCGATGGCGAGACGGGCTTCATCGTTCCGGAAGGCGCCGAAGAGCCGCTGACGGCGCGGATGACCACCTTGCTTGGAGACGCGGCATTGCGGGGACGGATGGGCGCGGCCGGCCGCGCGCTTGCCCGCGAAAGGTTCGATCTGGTTCAGCAGACCCGGCGCCTCGAACGACGCTATGAGGAACTGACCTCCATCAGCGCCAGGGCGACGCGCTGAGGCCGTCCATACCAGCGCCATCGGCTCCAGCGCGCCCGGGCGCTTTTCGGCCGGGCGGGAGCCACAAGCGTGAACAGGAGCGTCCCCACTATCTCTTTCCACAGATGAGACTTCTCGGTTCGAATGCGCTCGGCGTAGGTCGGGCCGACCACCTCCTCCGCAAGAATCGGCCTCGACCGCGGAAACGAGGCTGCGAGCGCGACGGCCGTCGGGCGAAAGAGCGTGTCTATGGGATCGGCATGATAAGGCGCGCTGGACGGCGCCGTGGCGAGGATCAGCCCGCCAGGCCCGGCGATGTCCTCACATGCTTCGATGATTGCCGCTCGATCCCGTACATGCTCCAGCAGATTTGCCGCCAAAACGCAGCGGAAACGCATGGCGACCAGCCGCGCACGCACAACCGGATCGAGGATGTCTCCCGAGATATCGACGCCCTCACCGTCCTTGAGGTCGCAATGGACGATCTCGACCCCGGCCGCGCGCAGCGGCGCGAACAGACGGTTCTCGATGTGCGGCTTGACCGCCGTGCGAAAGCCCAGCGTCGAGGAGCCGAGGTTGAGCAGGGGCGAAGGGCTCCCCGCCCTCAGCACGATATCGTACAGCCGGGTCGCTTCGGCCTCGAACATAGCCGTAGGAGCCACGCCGGGACATGCAGCGTCAAGCGCTGACTTTCACGCGCGCCCGCGCTAGAGCGATCGTTCAGCGACGGAGCGGTACTATGAGCGACAGACGTTACAGGCCGGACCCCGAGGAAAGCACGGGCACGGCCTCCTCTCCGCTGCAGGAGATGGTCGACGCGTCGGTGCGCAGGATATCGACGTCGATCGTCATCGCCGGCGGCCTGGTCGCCATCGCCGTCTATGCCGGCGGCGGAACGAGCGTCGAAGCGCCCGACTATCAGGTGACCGCCGCCGACGGCCGCGTCTATCGGGTCGAGACCGATTCCGGCCGGGTGATCGCCTGCCAGGGCGAGCATTGCGCGGTCGTCCTGCGCCCCCACCAGGAGCTCGAGGATGAAATCCGCGAGATAACCCTGCCCCGGCTCACCGCGCCGGCCCCGGCCCAGCCCGCCTCCCAGGCTCCGGCCCCCGCAACTGCCCCCGCGCCCGCCCCCGCCAACCGCTGACGCCGCCCGGGCGGCAGGGCTAGCCTTCGAGGCGCAACCGCATTAGCCTGCATGTCGGGGTGGTGCGCTTCGATCGGTTCGGAGCGCATGGCCTTCAGGGGGCGCTTCCGTTTACGGACCACGTGGGGGCGTGCCATGCGTTCGGCAAAGCTTGCGGTCTACCCGGCCACCTGTGTCGGCCTCTGGCTTGCGGGCGGAGGTCCGTGCGCCGCCCAGCCGGCGCCCGGCGAAGAGCATCCGGACATCGTGGTTACCGCCCAGCGCCGGCCTGAACGGGCCGAGGACGTCCCCATTTCGCTCACCGCGCTGTCCGGCGAAGGGCTGGAACGGATGCAGGCGACCGACATGGCGGGCCTCAGCCGGGTCGTGCCGAGCCTCTTCATGACCCGCACCGGCGCCTTCACCCAGCCCTATCTGCGCGGAGTCGGCAAGCGCTCGACGCTGGGGGTCGAAAACAGCGTCGCGACCTATGTCGACGGAGTCTATTTCGCCTCCCCCATCGGCACCTTGCTCGACCTGCGCGGGGTCGAACGAGTCGAGGTTCTGAACGGGCCGCAGGGGACGCTGTTCGGCCGCAACACGACCGGCGGCGTGATCCATATCGTCACCCGCGAGCCGACCGCCGGCGCCGAGGCCGAGGCGGAGCTTCACGCGGGTTCCTACGGCTATCTTCGGGGCGACGCCTATGTCTCCGGCGGAAACGACCGCCTCGCCGCCAATCTGGCGATGAGCCTGTCCCGCAACGGCGGCTACGGAACCAACATCTACACCGGCAGGAAGGACCAGGGCGAGACGGACCACAGCTTCGTCGCCCGAAGCCGATGGACCTGGCGGCCGTCCGATGCCCTGACCATCGGCCTCGCGGCGGACGTTCAGGATATCGACCAGGATTTCGCTTATCGGCCGGTGGCCGGCTATCCGCCGATCGGCCAGCCCCGAATCCAGAGCTTTCGCCACGGCGACCAGAACACGCCGAGCCGCTACCGCTCCCGCTTCGGCGGCGCCTCGATCCGGGCCGATGCGGAGATCGGGCGCGTTTCCTTCATGAGCCTTTCTGCGGCTCGGGCGATGCGGGCGCGCTACGGAACCGATCTCGACCAGGGGCCGCTTCTCTTGTGGTCCGGCATTCCCACCGCCGAGCAGGAGCAGTTCAGCCAGGAATTCCAGCTCCAGTCCGACCCGTCATCCCGAATCCAGTGGGTCGCGGGCCTCTATTATATCGGCATCAAGGTTCGCTACGATCCGACCTCATTTTTCTACGGCGGAAGCTATTCGGCGCAGCTGGGGGGGCGAATCCGCCAGACCCTGTTCGATACCGGGAGGGCGTCTTCCTACGCGGCTTACGGCCAGGGCACCGTCCCCATCGGCGCGGCGACGTCGGTGACCGTGGGCCTGCGCTACACGATCGAGCATCGTTCGATCGAAGCCAATGGCGAGCGGGAGTTCGACAATCCGCCGTTCATCCGCCCAACGCCGGGGCTTCCGCTATTGTCGGCGCCGCCGCTTCGCGATGGGGCGACCTATTCCGAGCCGACTTGGCGGCTGGCGCTGGACCATCATTTTTCCGGGGAGGTCATGGGCTACGCCTCGGCGAGCCGGGGATTCCAGAGCGGCGGATGGAGCCTCCAGACGCCGCAGAACCCTCCTTTCCGGCCCGAGACGCTCGACGATTTCGAAGCGGGCCTGAAATATGTCAGCCGCTCGCGCCGCTTCAGCGCCGACGCCAACATCTTCCATTACGATTATTCGGACCTCCAGGTTTCGGCGATCACGCCGATCGGATCGGTGACGACCAATGCCGCCTCGGCCGAATTGTACGGATTCGAGCTGCAACTGGGCGCGAGTCCGACGCGCACGACCGATGTGACGCTGGGGCTTCAGTGGCTCAGGGCGCGGTTCAAGCGCTTTCCCAACGCCACCTGCACCGATTTCACCCCCGGCGCGCCCGTCCCCTATGCGCCCATCTCCTGCGACGTCACAGGCAACGACCTTCCCTACGCGCCCGAGCTCAAATTCAATCTCGGCGCCAACCAGCGGATATCTCTCGGCAGAGGCGGAGCCCTGCTTCTGAGCGGAAACCTCGCCTACAATTCCGGCTATTATTCCGAGCCCGACAATGTCGTTCGGCAGGACAGCTATGCGACGCTCGATGCGTCGCTGGAATGGCGTCCGCTCCGGCCCGGCCCGTCGATCCGGCTATGGGTGCTGAATCTCACCGACACCCATTATTACGACAGCCTGGCGACCCAGCCAACCGCCGGAGTCATCCAAAGACCGGCGGCGCCGCGGCGGTTCGGCGCCTCGATCGCTTACTCTCTCTAGCTAGGGGTCTCGCGATGCCGAACTCAGGACTTTCACCGACTAGGCTTTGGGGCGGCTCAGGATTAGCTTCGTTGGCTTGGCCGGCTTGCCGCACGCCCACCGATCGCCGGCCTTGAGGGGAGAAACCGTGTCGCAGGACCGTTTGGGGCTGTTCGATACACCGCCGGGCCGGAGACAGATCCGGCTCAGCCTGGCCGTCGTCGGATTGATGTTCGCCGCGTTCTTCCTCGCTTTGCCTTACCGCAACGCGCCCCTGCCGCAGGTCAACGCCTTCATTCCGATGATCGACGCCGTCATGTTCGTCGGCGAGCTGATCATCGCCACCCTTCTCTACGCCCAGGCCTCCGTATTTCGCTCCCGCGCGCTCACCGTGCTGGCCACGGCCTTCGTCTTCGCCGCGCTGCTGGTGGTCCCGCACGCCCTCACCTTCCCGGGCGCCTTCGCGCCGGACGGGTGGCTCGGCGCGGGGGTCAGCAGCTCGGCCTGGATCTACACCATCCGGAGAGGCGCGTTCCCGGTGGCGATCATCGCCTATGTCCTGCTCAAGAAGGTCGATTCCCAGGTCATGCCCGGGCCCGAGCGGCCCTCCCCCAGAATCGCGCTTTGCGTCGCAGGGGCGTTCGTGCTGGCGGTAGCGGTGACCGTGCTGGCCACGGCCGGGCACGACTTGCTGCCGCCCTTCTTTCTCAGCCACTCGGTGCTCCTCTACACCAAGGCGCTGCTCTACGAATCCGCCGCCTTCGCTCTTTTCGCGGTGGCGTTGATCATGCTGTACCGCGCGCGCAGCTCGGTGCTCGACACCTGGCTGCTGGTCGCCTTTTCCGGGCTGCTGATCGAATCGCTGCTGATCATGACGCTCCAGGACCGGTTCACCGCCGGCTGGTATTCCCTCTACGGCCTGGTGCTGGCTTCCCACCTCGTCGTTCTGCTGGCGCTGATCGCCGAATCGAACAGGCTCTATGCGCGGCTGGCCCTGTCGACGGCGGCGCGCAACCGCGAGCGCGACGCGCGGCTGATGTCGATGGATGCGGTGACCGCGGCCATCGCCCACGAGGTCGGCCAGCCGCTGACCGGAGCGATCGCGAGCGC
It encodes:
- a CDS encoding glycosyltransferase encodes the protein METTDGTLFAQDGRPLVAIFRSPVFNASETFVRTQAAGLERYQPLLIGLEDKGHVPEALANRIMMAHGAGERFMVRLGYWGRLGERAAAAKPVLVHAHFGTDGVLALPLARRLGVPLVTTLRGFEMSRRRLLTSGRLSWMRYALGRSRLMREGALFLTVSASLRERALLQGFPVDRTHVHYNGVDLVRFGARREDDGETVLHVGRLVEKKGTAILLRAFAKVRSGTLVIIGEGPLRTGLERLSRDLGLVGRVHFLGSQPPEAVARWMRRAALLAAPSLTAPNGDCEGLPNVVVEAAAAALPVIGSAHAGIPEAVSDGETGFIVPEGAEEPLTARMTTLLGDAALRGRMGAAGRALARERFDLVQQTRRLERRYEELTSISARATR
- a CDS encoding TonB-dependent receptor → MSGWCASIGSERMAFRGRFRLRTTWGRAMRSAKLAVYPATCVGLWLAGGGPCAAQPAPGEEHPDIVVTAQRRPERAEDVPISLTALSGEGLERMQATDMAGLSRVVPSLFMTRTGAFTQPYLRGVGKRSTLGVENSVATYVDGVYFASPIGTLLDLRGVERVEVLNGPQGTLFGRNTTGGVIHIVTREPTAGAEAEAELHAGSYGYLRGDAYVSGGNDRLAANLAMSLSRNGGYGTNIYTGRKDQGETDHSFVARSRWTWRPSDALTIGLAADVQDIDQDFAYRPVAGYPPIGQPRIQSFRHGDQNTPSRYRSRFGGASIRADAEIGRVSFMSLSAARAMRARYGTDLDQGPLLLWSGIPTAEQEQFSQEFQLQSDPSSRIQWVAGLYYIGIKVRYDPTSFFYGGSYSAQLGGRIRQTLFDTGRASSYAAYGQGTVPIGAATSVTVGLRYTIEHRSIEANGEREFDNPPFIRPTPGLPLLSAPPLRDGATYSEPTWRLALDHHFSGEVMGYASASRGFQSGGWSLQTPQNPPFRPETLDDFEAGLKYVSRSRRFSADANIFHYDYSDLQVSAITPIGSVTTNAASAELYGFELQLGASPTRTTDVTLGLQWLRARFKRFPNATCTDFTPGAPVPYAPISCDVTGNDLPYAPELKFNLGANQRISLGRGGALLLSGNLAYNSGYYSEPDNVVRQDSYATLDASLEWRPLRPGPSIRLWVLNLTDTHYYDSLATQPTAGVIQRPAAPRRFGASIAYSL
- a CDS encoding two-component sensor histidine kinase, with the translated sequence MSQDRLGLFDTPPGRRQIRLSLAVVGLMFAAFFLALPYRNAPLPQVNAFIPMIDAVMFVGELIIATLLYAQASVFRSRALTVLATAFVFAALLVVPHALTFPGAFAPDGWLGAGVSSSAWIYTIRRGAFPVAIIAYVLLKKVDSQVMPGPERPSPRIALCVAGAFVLAVAVTVLATAGHDLLPPFFLSHSVLLYTKALLYESAAFALFAVALIMLYRARSSVLDTWLLVAFSGLLIESLLIMTLQDRFTAGWYSLYGLVLASHLVVLLALIAESNRLYARLALSTAARNRERDARLMSMDAVTAAIAHEVGQPLTGAIASAMAGLDWLDRDRPDLEKAAKALRGSIDAGKRTAEVIKSIRAMFAKGPIAATRFSLNDLVRETASFLERELAGERVVLELTLDEALPPVLADRVQIQRVLVNLFTNAIDSLGATRGRQRRIAVRSAPIAGHDVLLEVSDTGMGIRADETAHIFDAFFTTKAAGTGLGLSLCRTIVEEHGGRLWASPGPRHGATFHLQLPQGGMVH